A section of the Bradyrhizobium oligotrophicum S58 genome encodes:
- a CDS encoding spermidine synthase, producing the protein MLIRSVISGALASFLSIAAAGAQDTRNLLESKESLYNNIYVYEQAPYRSMTFGHNRRIYTESVYNTRDELDLPVDYTRFMTASVMYTKDIRSILEIGFGGGRTAWYLHRFLPKVQVTSVELDPTVLELAKKYFGIKEEPNFHVANRDGRLFVQESKERYDIILIDAYRGPFVPFHLLTKEFYQLVKDHLAEGGVVAQNVEPSTMLFDAAVKTIHSVFPQVDFYEAGGNIVMVAYPGDERKPEDLAGIAQERDKEFGFRYKLADMLAQRKRIDIDNGQVIDAKAKVLTDDFAPVEALKTIERHNRKLP; encoded by the coding sequence ATGCTCATCCGGTCGGTCATTTCAGGCGCGCTCGCAAGCTTCCTCTCCATCGCCGCCGCAGGCGCGCAGGACACCCGCAATCTGCTGGAGTCCAAGGAGTCGCTCTACAACAACATCTATGTCTATGAGCAGGCGCCTTACCGCAGCATGACGTTCGGCCATAACCGGCGGATCTATACCGAGAGCGTCTACAACACCCGCGACGAGCTCGATCTGCCGGTCGACTATACCCGCTTCATGACCGCGAGCGTGATGTACACCAAGGACATCCGCTCGATCCTGGAGATCGGCTTCGGCGGCGGCCGTACCGCCTGGTACCTGCATCGCTTCCTGCCCAAGGTGCAGGTGACGTCGGTCGAGCTCGATCCGACCGTGCTGGAGCTTGCCAAGAAATATTTCGGCATCAAGGAGGAGCCGAACTTCCACGTCGCCAACCGCGACGGAAGGCTGTTCGTGCAGGAATCCAAGGAGCGCTACGACATCATCCTGATCGATGCCTATCGCGGTCCGTTCGTGCCGTTCCATCTCTTGACCAAGGAATTCTACCAGCTGGTCAAGGACCACCTCGCCGAGGGCGGCGTGGTGGCGCAGAACGTCGAGCCCTCGACCATGCTGTTCGATGCCGCGGTCAAGACCATTCACAGCGTCTTCCCGCAGGTCGACTTCTACGAGGCCGGTGGCAACATCGTCATGGTCGCCTATCCCGGCGACGAGCGGAAGCCCGAGGATCTCGCCGGCATCGCGCAAGAGCGCGACAAGGAATTCGGCTTCCGCTACAAGCTCGCCGACATGCTGGCGCAGCGCAAGCGCATCGACATCGACAATGGCCAGGTGATCGACGCCAAGGCCAAGGTGCTGACCGACGACTTCGCCCCTGTCGAGGCCCTGAAGACCATCGAGCGTCACAACAGGAAGCTGCCGTGA
- a CDS encoding fused MFS/spermidine synthase: MSAPVSRAGLLAIYLCSFLVGCVLMGFEMLGSRYLNPYFGSGIGAWASLISTVLCALAIGYFAGSAIVDRQPTTRTIGTMILIAAAYMALVPATADSVMADILDTIGDGPTATLMASTALLLVPLTLLGTFSPIAVSLLTRSANEAGRVAGLVYGVSTIGNVVGTLVTTFALIPTIGSRAITYYFAVVLAGCAGILFIPFDKKAS, encoded by the coding sequence GTGAGCGCGCCGGTCTCCCGCGCAGGCCTGCTGGCGATCTATCTCTGCTCCTTCCTGGTCGGCTGCGTGCTGATGGGCTTCGAGATGCTCGGCAGCCGCTATCTCAATCCCTATTTCGGCAGCGGCATCGGCGCCTGGGCGAGCCTGATCTCGACCGTGCTGTGCGCGCTCGCAATCGGCTATTTCGCCGGCAGCGCCATCGTCGACCGCCAGCCGACGACGCGCACCATCGGCACCATGATCCTGATCGCGGCGGCCTACATGGCGCTGGTGCCGGCGACGGCCGATTCGGTCATGGCCGACATCCTCGACACCATCGGCGACGGTCCGACCGCCACGCTGATGGCGTCGACCGCGCTGCTGCTGGTGCCGCTGACCTTGCTGGGCACGTTCTCGCCGATCGCCGTCAGCCTGCTGACGCGCTCGGCCAACGAGGCCGGCCGCGTCGCCGGTCTCGTCTACGGCGTCTCGACCATCGGCAATGTCGTCGGCACGCTGGTCACGACGTTCGCGCTGATCCCGACCATCGGCTCGCGTGCGATCACCTATTACTTTGCCGTGGTCCTGGCTGGCTGCGCCGGCATCCTGTTCATCCCCTTCGACAAGAAGGCATCCTGA
- a CDS encoding M28 family peptidase: MTEFWPRWTATAAMAALLLASPAARAAEPQIELWDGQRAMTVIADLLRFTPRAMGEPGHQQTIDYIKAAMAKSAADAVLTQSFTAKGDDGKAIPLTNIIARFQVQNPRRVIVATHYDSIIKAYRDAKSPDAPMPGANNSASAVALLLETARVLSLSPKLDIGIDMIFFDGEEGPKSLGAGDPTWHALGSPHFAANLKDYYPSRKPEKAVDFDMVCDKDLKLQPEPSSVASALPEVKKFWSLGSRIAPLAFSPELTSYPISDDHTALQQAGIPSFLVIDFDYEPYFNTTQDTIEQCSAQSLETVGRTLLRYLYTP; encoded by the coding sequence ATGACCGAGTTCTGGCCTCGTTGGACAGCCACCGCGGCAATGGCCGCCCTCCTCCTGGCATCGCCGGCAGCACGGGCCGCGGAGCCGCAGATCGAGCTGTGGGACGGCCAGCGCGCGATGACTGTCATCGCCGATCTCCTGCGCTTCACACCGCGCGCGATGGGCGAGCCGGGCCATCAGCAGACGATCGACTACATCAAGGCGGCGATGGCCAAGAGTGCCGCCGATGCCGTGCTGACGCAGAGCTTCACCGCCAAGGGCGATGACGGCAAGGCGATCCCGCTCACTAACATCATCGCCCGCTTCCAGGTGCAGAACCCGCGCCGCGTCATCGTCGCCACGCATTACGACAGCATCATCAAGGCCTATCGCGACGCCAAATCGCCGGACGCGCCGATGCCCGGCGCCAACAATTCGGCCTCCGCCGTCGCGCTGCTGCTGGAGACGGCGCGCGTGCTGTCGCTGTCGCCGAAGCTCGACATCGGCATCGACATGATCTTCTTCGACGGCGAGGAGGGACCGAAATCGCTCGGCGCCGGCGATCCGACCTGGCACGCGCTGGGCTCGCCGCATTTCGCAGCGAATCTGAAGGACTACTACCCGTCGCGCAAGCCGGAGAAGGCGGTCGATTTCGACATGGTCTGCGACAAGGATCTCAAGCTGCAGCCGGAGCCGTCGTCGGTGGCCTCGGCACTGCCGGAGGTCAAGAAGTTCTGGAGCCTCGGCAGCCGCATCGCGCCGCTGGCGTTCTCGCCGGAGCTCACGTCCTACCCGATCAGCGATGACCACACGGCGCTGCAGCAGGCGGGCATTCCGAGCTTCCTGGTCATCGACTTCGACTACGAGCCCTATTTCAACACCACGCAGGATACGATCGAGCAGTGCTCGGCGCAGAGCCTCGAGACCGTCGGCCGCACGTTGCTGCGCTATCTCTATACGCCCTGA